The uncultured Bacteroides sp. DNA segment TCGGGCTTGGATCCGGATATTACTCCGGCTTGTGCTTACGTACAAGTGAAGCGTGTGGCTGATGCTCGCGGCATGCGTGAAGAAGCGGTTAGAGCTATTGTCGATCGTTTGATTGAGAAGCCTTTTATGGGACTTTTTGGAACAACGAAAATTAATGTATTGAAATTGAATATTGCTTTGGAAGAAGCACATCATTCTGAAAAATGAATAGAGAAGAGAGCGTGCAGCATTTCCTTGATTTGATAAAGAAGTCACGTCGCGGGAAATTTAAAATTTATGTGGGTATGATAGCAGGTGTGGGTAAGAGCTATCGTATGCTGCAGGAAGCGCACGATTTATTGGATAATGGCGTTGATGTACAAATAGGTTATATTGAAACCCATGGGCGTATTGCGACGGAAGCTTTGATCGCCGGGTTGCCTCTGATACCTCGCCGAAAGATTTTTTATAAAGGGAAGGAGCTTGAGGAGATGGATGTTGAGGCCATCATCATGATTCATCCCGAAATTGTCGTGGTTGATGAGCTGGCTCACACCAATGTGGAAGGTAGCGTGCATCAAAAGCGCTGGCAGGATGTGATGGCTTTACTCGATGAGGGCATAAATGTGATTTCGGCAGTCAATATTCAGCATATTGAAAGTCTGAACGAAGATGTACAGGGCATTTCGGGTATTGAAGTGAAGGAGCGTATCCCTGACAGTGTTTTGCAAGAAGCTGACGAGGTGGTGAATATTGATCTCACAGCTGAAGAACTTATTGCTCGCCTCAAAGCCGGTAAGATCTATCGACCGGAGAAAATCCAGTTGGCTCTGAACAACTTCTTTAAGACAGAAAACATCTTGCAACTTCGCGAGCTGGCTTTGAAAGAGGTGGCATTACGTGTGGAGAAAAAAGTGGAAAATGAGGTTGTAGTCTCCGGTATGGGTATTAGGCATGAGCGTTTCATGGCTTGTATTAGTTCTCACGAAAAAACACCGCGCAGGATTATACGCAAAGCCGCTCGATTGGCTACTCGTTATAATACTTCATTCATCGCTCTTTACGTGCAAACTCCCCGTGAAAGTATGGAACGTATTGACTTGGCCAGTCAACGGCATCTTCTAAACCATTTTAAATTGGTGGCTGAATTAGGTGGAGAGGTTGTTCAGGTACAGTCGAGAGATGTGCTTGGAAGTATTGTGAATGTATGCACAGAGAGACAAATAACAACGGTCTGTATGGGAGCGCCCTCTCTTAGAATGCCCGGTGCTTTTTTGTCTGTGTTACGCTATAAAAAATTCATGAACAGATTGACAGAAGTGAATACCGATTTGATTATACTTGCATAACATTTAA contains these protein-coding regions:
- a CDS encoding sensor protein KdpD, which encodes MNREESVQHFLDLIKKSRRGKFKIYVGMIAGVGKSYRMLQEAHDLLDNGVDVQIGYIETHGRIATEALIAGLPLIPRRKIFYKGKELEEMDVEAIIMIHPEIVVVDELAHTNVEGSVHQKRWQDVMALLDEGINVISAVNIQHIESLNEDVQGISGIEVKERIPDSVLQEADEVVNIDLTAEELIARLKAGKIYRPEKIQLALNNFFKTENILQLRELALKEVALRVEKKVENEVVVSGMGIRHERFMACISSHEKTPRRIIRKAARLATRYNTSFIALYVQTPRESMERIDLASQRHLLNHFKLVAELGGEVVQVQSRDVLGSIVNVCTERQITTVCMGAPSLRMPGAFLSVLRYKKFMNRLTEVNTDLIILA